Within Halopelagius longus, the genomic segment AGGACGTGGGCGTCGTCGGGGAGATTCACCCGACGGTCCTCGTCGAACACGACCTAGAACTGCCCGTCGCCGCGTTCGAGTTCGACCTGAACGCGTTAGCCTGAAAAGCGAGCGACGGTTCCGCGGGCGGTTCGGCTCTTCGTTACGGGGTTACGCGGTCGCGCGCCTGTCCGAGTCCGACGTCGTCTCGCGCGCCTCGTACGCGCTGTAGGCACCTGAGGCCGCCACGAGGAGTCCGACGACGACGTCGTTCCAGAAGCCGAGTTCGGGCGCGACCCCCGTCGGAACGGTCCGGCCGTACACGAACGGAGACGCTATCAGCCAGAGTCCGACGAGTGCCGCGGCGGCGGCGACTGCGGCGTACCCCACCTTCTCGTCGGCCCGGCGGTAGAAGTTGAACCCGCCGAGGGCGACGAGGACGACGCCGACGACGACGTCGTTCAGGAGGTTCGACTGGACGACGTCGAACACGAACGGTTCGACTATCATCCAGACGCCCGCGAGGGCGATGAGCGCTGACGTCCACTTGCCCCGTTCGCCGGGGTTCGTGTCGTACTCCGTTCGGTCCGTCCGTTCGGAGACGTCGCGTTCGCTCATCGTATCACCCGCGCGTCACTTGTCCGTCGAGAGCCATGATTCGCGCGCTTGAGTTCGCAGGGTTCAAACGGCGATAA encodes:
- a CDS encoding SPW repeat protein, which gives rise to MSERDVSERTDRTEYDTNPGERGKWTSALIALAGVWMIVEPFVFDVVQSNLLNDVVVGVVLVALGGFNFYRRADEKVGYAAVAAAAALVGLWLIASPFVYGRTVPTGVAPELGFWNDVVVGLLVAASGAYSAYEARETTSDSDRRATA